Proteins encoded together in one Ictidomys tridecemlineatus isolate mIctTri1 chromosome 3, mIctTri1.hap1, whole genome shotgun sequence window:
- the LOC101962183 gene encoding keratin-associated protein 20-2 — protein MSCYYGNYYGGLGYGYGGLGCGYGCGYGGCGCGYGGYGCGYGGYGGYGYGCCRPLCYRRYWSYGFY, from the coding sequence ATGAGCTGCTACTATGGCAACTACTATGGTGGGCTGGGCTATGGCTATGGTGGCCTAGGCTGTGGCTATGGCTGTGGCTatggtggctgtggctgtggctatgGTGGCTATGGCTGTGGCTATGGTGGCTATGGTGGCTATGGTTATGGATGCTGCCGCCCACTCTGCTACAGAAGATACTGGTCCTATGGCTTCTACTGA